The following nucleotide sequence is from Megalops cyprinoides isolate fMegCyp1 chromosome 19, fMegCyp1.pri, whole genome shotgun sequence.
ATACATGATCAGCTATTATAATTATAGTGATGAGGAGTTCATtggtgcaaaacaaaaaaacaaaaaacaaaacaaaactgttacTGGTaggggaaaaggaaatgaaatatgaacatatgaacAAAGTCATGAGGCATTTCTTTTTGTGAGTGAATGCAACAATACATGCCACTGCATACTGGCAGATGTAATTCATCTTGCACAACTTACAGCGCATaataaaccacacacaaaagATAATAGACTGGAATTTAATATCACAAAATCTCTCAGATTGACGTGGGTGAAGGGGAATCCTCTgtgaaaaatatgcagaaaaaaaatttcCTTCATAATTTGACTGACACACTCATCTATGCACATCCCCTTCAAAAAGTAGATCTCCAtggatgtgcatttttaaaccaGCATGTAATAAATGACACAGCAATTCCATCAGCCCATCAACTTTATAAGATGTAGTTTACTAAGTTATGGATGTTActtgtattgtattgttatatttttgtcctattgtttaatacatatttcataactTTTTTCATGAGACCGATTGATTAATAGTGTGACTAACACATAGTTAGTAACTAGAGTCTAATTCACTCCAGATTAACCTTTGTCAAAGTCATTGATGATATTCTCTATTTGAAATAATAGCTGTCAATAAGACAGCTaggcggggtggggtggggggggttgatttGTTATATTGAAAGATCCTGATTGGAGACTCTCTACTCTTTAGGATAAGTACCACCGGATCCTTAGTGACACAGAGAGTCAGGATCtcagtttaacatctcatccaaatacagcatctcctacagcacagtgtccccatcactgcactggggaaTTTGTCTCTTCTGTTTCTGGTACTATGGCTGTTATTATTATGCCTTATTATTCAACATTCTACCACATGGTCGCAGTGCAGAGCAGTGTTCAGTGTGGAGTGTCACTCACTCTGTCCTCTTCCACTCTCCTCCAATCAGACTTCTCTGCCTCACTCATTCCAGAACTCATTGTTCCATATCCAGACGTTGCTGAGCTCTCTGGCTGACTCTTTCTCATCCACCATGACACCTTCTTACTGGACCTTCGATGAGCCGATCCGTAGTCCCACACAGAGTCACCTGCTTCAGAAGGGGCTGGAGTTCCTCCACTCACTGcaacagaacaacaaacacAAGCTCTGTTAAACTATACGTCGATCACATTAGGATTGGGTTAGGTGTTAGGATTGGGTCCCAGACatatcacacatatacactttttttgttttgtttttgcacctGCTGCTGTCCCCACTGTGCAGCGTGAGGCAATCTTTCTTTCAGGTAAGCACAGAAAGGACGGGCAGGAGAGAAAAGACTCCGGCAACAAACTGAATGTGACAGAGGCGTTGATGACGGATGCAGTTTGGGTTGGAGCAGGAAAAAACGCTATACAGCGTTTGCTGGGGGCTACGACAATCTCAGTCATTTCATTATTGGCTATTTGTATTCCTTAGTGCTGTGGTAGACAGTGTTTAGTTTGGCCTGCAAAGACCATGAGTTTTTAGTCATTTAGTTAACACTTTTAATTGTCACTGGAACTCACAGACCTGCATTTTGAGGTTGCCTGTTTCCTTTCAGTTCCTTAAGGTGGATTGGTTTTTAGCCCCTCTGCTTCTTGCCTGGGTTCAGGGCAGGATTGGACAATGGACAATGGAAACTACACACGGAGTTGGACCGTCCTctctgtgccatttttttaaataaaataaattaaatgtcaaaCCTACCACTGTGGCTTTGGTGGCTGTGGGATGCAGGAAGGTCTGCTTTGTGCCAGGATTTGGTTAAGTATGTTTGTTTctctactcacacacacacaacactcacttAGGGGACTTACAGGActtcatttacagtaatttatCATCTTTTTATTTTGAGCCTGTGAAGCTAATTtgtaacacacagcattctCTGACGCAATGAGTCCTACCTGTATATTCACTGAAGCATCACTGtgttatgaaatacaaaatcacCCTACAAACTTAGTACTTTGGTGCATGGTGGTGAAAAATGCACCTGTTCTCTTTTAGGCACAAAGCCTTTTCCAGTCATTATCaccagagaaaataaaaaagtgtcaTAGAGATGTGCTCAGCTGAGTGGGGAGATCATTCTCTGAATGTGTCCTGAGTTAAGCTGTAGGTGTGAAATTTAGTCTTAGAAATTTAGTAGGACCATAAAGAATCAAACTCACGCAAAGGGGGCAACAAATCTATActgttcctcctcttcctgaaTGGCAGATTGGTTTCCTCTGTCTCTGGGTCGACCACCACCTTTGACATTATCTCTATCAGCTCCGCTTTTCTTCTGCTCCATTCCTCTTCAAAACTCTGTTTAAAATAGGGGTGGATAAGCCTTACATTCACACAACATATATACAAAGCAAAACTACTCTGTAAAATAGTGTGCTGAAACAACATATCTGTCTTCGAAAGGGCAATTTGCTTTGCAATGCAATGGTATGCTATCGGTCAGAGCAGTCTTCAGTGTGGAGtatctctcactctgtcctctcCCAGTCCCACGGAGTCAGGCCACCCTGTGTCACTCAGTGCAGAACTCCTTGTGCCGTATCCAGACAATACTAAGCTCTCTGCCCGATTCCTTCTCAGCCCCAATGACACCTCACATCTGGACCCTCCATGATCCAATCGATTGTCCCGCACAGAGCTGCCTGCTTCAGAGGGAACTGGAGACCCCTCACTCACTGcaacagaacaacagcaaaaagaCCCGTTATACTGCGAATCATTGTAATGCTTATTAGTTTCGTCGCTTACTTGCTTGTTATCGTTATATTCAGGAGAGATTATTAAGTGATTACTCAGGTGCATTTATGAAGTGGAAGGGGGCAGGGACTGGATTGCTTATATATGGTGGCTAAAGGCagggtacatttacatttattcatttagcagacacttttatccaaagcgacttacataggttacagttctttacaatgttatccatttatacagctggatattttactgaggcaattgtgggttaagtaccttgcccaagggtacagcagcagtgtcccagtggggatcgaaccggcaacctttcggttacaagtcctgctccttaaccactatgctacactgccgcccagtaGAAAGATGTTTCATGTGTGCTCCTGACTTTTTCAGTTAAAGTCCCCTTGACTTTATATCCTTGCGTCTATTCATCTTTAAAACTTTATTCACATGAACTGTGCTCTCTAAAATACTGAGCCATATGGTCACTGGCAAGGAAATGACTCAGACTCACGAGAAGGAGGAAAATCCATtctgcccctccccttcctggaTGGCAGAGTGtatccctctgtctctggctcGACCACCAGCTTTGACACCCTCTCTAtcagctcctcctctcttcGGCTCCattcctcctccagcttctgtTTCAGCTTCTTTTCATCCACTTTCCCTCCTTCAAACCACTGATTCAACCCCTCATCCTTCTGCTCTGGATTAAAATAACCACCTCTGTTTCTGGtcaccatctcctctatcttctccagcagctctgtgacctgagtgccaTCACTCCTGTCCTtattgttgagaacatgatacctgctcccacatttctctacaagccactggagggccttcccttcagcctcaatgtgctgctcaatggttctgtctcccagccagtctcccctggtgaacagcactatagtgtgtctccaGACTCTCTCACTGAGTAGATCCAGGTGTTGCTCCACTGATCTCCTGTAtgtctctgtgaatgatgaGCTCACATCAATGACCAGGAAAAGAGCGTAGGgtcctgggggacacagagacacactgcgcacaatctcctgtttatcTAGGGCAGGAGTTCCCTTCATAGAATGACTtctccaccagcctggtgtgtcgaCCACAGTGAGCTGCCTTccagctacttcaccctgtctcttcacacactgtgcagttcttaCTCCAgactcaaactcctctctgcccaggatggtgtttcctgctgaactcttcccagtcgccccccctcccagcagcacaatcctcagctctgagagattGAGTTCCTCccctgtcagagagaaagaacacaATTTATTCCACAACAGGAGTATTATGACACTCAGCTCTGAAATGAACCATGCTCTGTAAGTATGGAAGTCTATTGGGAAAAATCAGTAGCATAAGAGTTTCTTATGCTTCTGTTTAGAATTGTTCATATAATTATGGTTAAGAtgtatcattcattcatttttttcatagattGCTCAGTGTCATATAACCAGAATGGGATGAAAAATTTAGCAACACTACATAAtgtctgattttttaaatgtttaatgacaTCAGTTCAAGAATTTTTACAGGAAGGAGATTTTAGTAAATGGCCACTCTAAGATTcaactgtttcataaatatgttttgctTAGGTAATTCAGTGTGGTTAAAATTCATGTTAAATCCATGAAAATTGTTCaaatactttacattattgttactATGTGATTAACTCCACACTGTTTtggtattttcttttcattcaacATTTAGACACCCCACTATTGTATTGACTCCTAGCTGTTCTCTCTTGTCTCCCCAGGTCACAGTTTGCTCACCTCTCTGTAACAGTTATTTGAAAGGCATCATATAACTAAGCATTGTGTTAAAGCATTCAGACTGTCAACTAGTTAATTCTCTTTATTGCAACCTTTCAACAGATGACATACAGTCACACTGTAGGGAACACACAGCTTCATGGTACTTCAAAAAGATGAGATCTAAAAAGAAccagcatgtgcatgtgaaaaGGGGTGCAGTCcctgataaataaatgtatctATTCAGACAAGAATCCGATAACTTTAAATGACCACAGTGGTCCAGTTGCATACATGCCATTCAGGTGTGCAACACTCCGAATTCTCAGTGTTAGGATGTGGCAAACCGGCATATGGGAGGAAATGCTAAAATTAAATAACGTAAACATGTTTTGCTTGAAGGCTCAAAACATAAGGTTTATTAACACTCCTGCTTTGAAAAGTTTGACATTGAACGAAACCTTGAGGCTGACCTTCCCATCACTAGTGGCTTGCTGTGAAAAACTGAGACCTTTGAAGCTTTTGACCAGTCAGGTGAATGAATAAAGAACCTGGGGTAAGAACCTAGCTTTCTCATAGCTGAAGAAGGTTATGTGTAGGCATTTTTTTACCTGGTGTGGTAGTAGCATATGTTTGAACACTTTAAGGCAGTACTCATTCCCTTGGTGACAGTGTTTCCAACAACTGCAATGATGGCTGTAATGATTTGATATGTCTGCAAGcctattgaatgcactttttgtaagtTGGTAAGTAAGACTatttgtcaaatgaataaatgtaaaggagaaaaaataccAAATATGATCTCACCTTTGAAAAGCGCTCTGAGAGTCTTCCTCTGCTTCTGCACCTTCATCATCTGTTGTTTCGCtttttcttccactgccctcctcttctcttccacctcctgtaagagcattctgtccatttcatagtgacagccacCATGTCCTGCCACCATCTTCTCTATCTTCTTCAGCAGGtctgtgacctgagtgccaTCACTCCTGTCCTtattgttgagaacatgatacctgttcccacatttctctacaagccactggagggccttcccttcagcctcaatgtgctgctcaatggttctgtctcccagccagtctccccaggtgaacagcactatagtgtgtctccaGACACTCTCATTGAGAAGCTCCAGGTGTTGCTCCACCGatttcctgtgtgtctctgtgaatgatgaGCTCACTTTAATGACCAGGAAAAGAGCGTAGGgtcctgggggacacagagacacactgcgcacaatctcctgtttatccagctctgGAGTGTCCTGTACAGAATAAATCCTCCACCAGCTTGGAGTGTCGACCACAGTGACctgcctcccagctacttcaccctgtctcttcacacactgtgcagttcttcTTCCAGATtgaaactcctctctgcccaggatggtgtttcctgctgaactcttcccactctctctcccccccagcagcacaatcctcagctctgagagatggtgttcctctcctgtcagacaaaaagaacacatttgaTTCCTCATCAGCTCTCCGTGGACTACAGACAGGAAGGCTGTTGAGTGACATCAACAAGATGTGTCATTCAGTTCTTTGCATGTATTTCTCAGTGTACCCCATTCCGTATGGAAATAAAAATTCACAGCCCTACATACTGTATGATCTAATGTTCTAAATTTTTACAGGAGGGAAATTGTATTAAATTGCCACTTTAAGATAAAACTCCTGCAAGAATACACATCATCCAAGTACTTCAGTACAGTTAAAACTTATATGGAGAACTACAGCTGATGAAATTGTTCAGATACAATTATTTGATTATGAACTCCAAACCTTTCTGGAATTTTAgttttattcaacattttaaacaccCCAGTTGTGTAGTGACCCCtagctgttctctctgtctccccagttcacagtgagtctgtgtgtgtgtgtgtttgtgttggggggggggctgttcaTCCCTCTGTAACAGAGAGTCCAGACTGCTCTCACATTCAGGGCTCTGAACAGTGTCTCTCAATAGAGGCTGATCTAAACACAGTGTGTTTAAAGTGAACAGCAGGGCCTCCCTGGagagtctgtgctgtaactgtgtaGGACACAAGCTGCTGTCTCACCCACAGCACTGAGGCTCAGTCAAATGCAGTGTGCTCCACCTGAATAGCCGACTACAGTATTCATTTCTCaccatttttcatgctttttacCCCTTTATCCAACCCTGTCTTTTGGAATCGGTAAATGTATACTTGGCTCGTCTCACCACAACGATCACTGCCCTGTTGCACAAGCACTGAGGGGAGATGAGTGCAATGCTCCCACGCACTCACATGCAGCCGGCGgctatttttcagtatttacgGGCTTGAATTGGGTAGCAGACAATCAGGGCTGATGGTCCTGGGACCAGAGTTTCCGTACCATAGTACCCAGCACAGGGGAAAGTCAGGAGGTGATAAATGATATAGGTTTCTGTGAAACATGAGTGTTCAGCGGGAAATGAGGTCACAAGTAATAAGTTTGTGTAATAAATTCACAtctattaaataattattaaataaaacaataatgatttttattataagtatttttatattttcatgaaataagTATACTTGAATGAAAGTGAGCCCACCTTTGAAAAGCGCTCTGAGAGTCTTCCTCTGTTCCTGCACCTTCATCAGTCTCTGTTTcgctctttcttccactgccctcctcttctctgtcaCCTCCTGTAAGagcattctgtccatttcatagtgacagccaccatgtcctgccaccatctcctctatcttcttCAGCAGGtctgtgacctgagtgccaTCACTCCTGTCCTtattgttgagaacatgatacctgttcccacatttctctacaagccactggagggccttcCCTTTGCTCCCAATGCGCTGCTCAATGcttgtgtctcccagccagtctcccctggtgaacagcactatagtgtgtctccaGACACTCTCACTGAGAAGATCCAGGTGTTGCTCCACTGAtctcctgtgtgtttctgtgaaggGTGAGCTCACATCAATGACCAGGAAGAGAGCATGGGgtcctgggggacacagagactcactgcgcacaatctcctgtttatccagctctgGAGTGTGATGTACAGAATAAATCCTCCACCAGCTTGGAGTGTCGACCACAGTGACctgcctcccagctacttcaccctgtttcttcacacactgtgcagttcttcTTCCAGACtgaaactcctctctgcccaggatggtgtttcctgctgaactcttcccacTGTTtctcccccccagcagcacaatcctcagaTCTGAGAGACGGTGTTCCTCCCCTGTCAGAAAGAAAGAACGCAATTTATTCTGATATATATGGAATATGGAATTCACAAAGCACAGAATCAACTCaatgatgaatgaatacaaTATGTTTAGAAaagcaattttatttgtaatattgaAAGTAATATTCCTATACAAAGTTGTAACCCTAAAGGTTTGATAATTAAATCAAAGGTAGGGAGGGAGTGCTACATGGATGCACTGAAAACTAGGAACAGATGACTGGGAAAGTGCTTTTAGAGACAGGGTTACTTTAACATGAAGAATCAAACATGACCAAGACACATTTCctaaattatttaaaatcatCAAATTTCTTAAGACGTGCCTGATTTGCCTAGTTGCTGTGTATGAACACGCCAAaggaataaatgcatttttaacggttttgttttaaaatagttttgttttttgtcattcacaGAAAGAAGGAACTTACCTTGAGGAGAGGGTGCACCTCCAGTTGCCATTTCGGTCTCTCACTGTGTTTCcacttccctctgctctctgtgtaaaacataattttattattatttacgtTATTATTAAAccatatgccccccccccccgacctctgattatgttttatgttaataATTTGGGGTGTGGCAAGGGTGGGTCATTTTTGACCCAAAGGAGTATACAGATTATTAATATTAAGCAAAAGTTCAATAATGAGGCTGCCACGACagtacaaacaacaataaacaacagAATTCCCTCtatttccatctctctctccctctcattgcatgcatatatatatacatcagCTCTGTGCCTGTTTACCAGAGACTTTCATGTGCTAAATAAGCTAACTTAGTTTCATAGCTCACCAGTAAGGAAGTGGACCTTTGGAAATCATGCAATGATTTAAAGGCCAGGCTTGAAAAATGattgccatgtttttttatgttaactAGCTCCctacaagctagctagtttaGTCGTGTTAAAGTTCATTTGTTCTCTCTGGTGTACCTTGTGGGGAAAAGTAATAagctgaaaaagtaaaaaagctTAACCTTCACCTGGATTAACAAATTcaatgcagttttctgtttactgtttataGCAGGTAATGCCATTGCTACCTGTAAGTTAATGTTTCTATACTGCCTGGCTATCTACCTAAACACTCATCACAGATTATAACTTGATTTccaagttaaaataaaaaatcaattcaattcaaatgatTAACATTTGATGCAACGGTAAAGCAAAACACTTTCCAGCTTTCCACACATACCTGCTTAAAACAGTTCTGCTCCTAGTAGCTCAAGTGTACAGAAGGTCTCTGCGGATCCTCTTGACGTTGCCAATCCCACAAAATGGCCGCCTTTCCTGTTCGGTACCTGCGTGGTGTGGGATGGCATGTCATCCTTGGCATGTCTGTACTTGCAGTGGGTGGCATGGCATGTGGT
It contains:
- the LOC118794496 gene encoding GTPase IMAP family member 8-like, translated to MATGGAPSPQGEEHRLSDLRIVLLGGRNSGKSSAGNTILGREEFQSGRRTAQCVKKQGEVAGRQVTVVDTPSWWRIYSVHHTPELDKQEIVRSESLCPPGPHALFLVIDVSSPFTETHRRSVEQHLDLLSESVWRHTIVLFTRGDWLGDTSIEQRIGSKGKALQWLVEKCGNRYHVLNNKDRSDGTQVTDLLKKIEEMVAGHGGCHYEMDRMLLQEVTEKRRAVEERAKQRLMKVQEQRKTLRALFKGEEHHLSELRIVLLGGRESGKSSAGNTILGREEFQSGRRTAQCVKRQGEVAGRQVTVVDTPSWWRIYSVQDTPELDKQEIVRSVSLCPPGPYALFLVIKVSSSFTETHRKSVEQHLELLNESVWRHTIVLFTWGDWLGDRTIEQHIEAEGKALQWLVEKCGNRYHVLNNKDRSDGTQVTDLLKKIEKMVAGHGGCHYEMDRMLLQEVEEKRRAVEEKAKQQMMKVQKQRKTLRALFKGEELNLSELRIVLLGGGATGKSSAGNTILGREEFESGVRTAQCVKRQGEVAGRQLTVVDTPGWWRSHSMKGTPALDKQEIVRSVSLCPPGPYALFLVIDVSSSFTETYRRSVEQHLDLLSERVWRHTIVLFTRGDWLGDRTIEQHIEAEGKALQWLVEKCGSRYHVLNNKDRSDGTQVTELLEKIEEMVTRNRGGYFNPEQKDEGLNQWFEGGKVDEKKLKQKLEEEWSRREEELIERVSKLVVEPETEGYTLPSRKGRGRMDFPPSRESESFPCQ